GTTTCTGCCACAACTGGGTGCGCTGGGGAGGGGTTGGCAACCTCCACAGCACCGTGCCTGCCGTAAATGTCGTGCCTGCCGTAAATGTGCAAAGTCCGCCGATCATGACAACGATGGCCATGAACACTGGGtgtgtgacccagggagtgaggaaaccatTCTTTTtctgagaatgtgagtaccgcagcccctCGTGCATGTGGCGAATGTAGaagaaaagggaacaaaagattctcctaccggccctccaccaggggagtGGTCTTCTTACAAGCTCCAAGTCTGCAGCGGGTCTCCACgtccctgggtcgcccgtctcaggggcacttagaagccttcctcgggttcttaacggggggcgtctgcttccagCGGGTGGCTCTATGCCGGGGCCGGGCTGTGGTGGAGCCGGTGTCGTCACCGCAGGGGTAAGCCCCTGGCAACGAGCAGATGGGGTATGGGATATataagggcgacccctagtgtcactacatcgacacaacttcgagtgagtgacagatagagaacaAATCATCTGCAAAATATGTCAAACATAATAGCTGTGTTCTCCGCATATGTCATTGAGGCAGAGTAGAGtaggtgcagagtatataatatgcatatttatagtaatatataataaaaaataaagtattattgactaaaattacacctgtaaaatctattttcttttctctctacatcattataactctatAATAAATTTACCTCATACACtcccttccaaagggactttgttcccttgtAACTCAAACTGCTGTCATAGCAACATGATACGTTCTGTTTCCGTTTGTTCAAAGAAGGCCATctcgtttaaacaaggcttgtttaaaggagacctattatgcccctttttacaatatGTAATATAAGCCTCAGGTGTCccaagaatgtgtctgtgaattttcagctcaaaataccccacggatcatttattataccatgttataaatgcctctttttgggtggaatcaacaACACACTGacttcgtgtgtgtctctttaaatgcaaatgagctgctgctccccgccccctttccggatgaggactgtgcctttacagcttgtgcttcggatactacagcaactacaaatcagaaacaatatgactgacagccTAAATACAAgagtttttgtatgttttggggcacatgtccttcaaaaacaaaacttgtccactgcatcttcagcggctctgatgccgtgagtacatgaagactcttatgttcacttttccagccaacaacagaacacttatgatgcttacgaagctgagacattatttttctcactgtatctgctccagcgtggaaaaTAATGCCAGACTGTGTGTAGTTCACTAAGGTATGATAATAcagtggagtccgtcaccagtcgtgggtgagGCATGCTCAaacgtgacatcactttagagcagaaacgaaaaccattcattttgacacaatgtttttgattaatagaaatataagaaagaggagtagGTGGATTTTTAACATTgaagggtggttgtgtacacacactgccgactcacatttatgtacaaacaccacataaaaatgaattatgaataataggtcccctttaaaggaGGATGCTCGGAATACTACTGCCTTCAAAGGACTTGTCATATATAGCCTTCGAAACGAGGCACAGCAAATATATCAACTATTGATTATGAAATGTTATACTGTGTGAAAAACACCTTGATTGAGCTAGTCCATTCAGAGGTCGAAATATTTGAAGAAACAGTGGGGAACATGTAGGCGATCCAAAATAGACTGGATGTTTATTGTGAGTGCTCAGctgcgttagagcgccacctatatttcagatctgtatattccaagtacttgctgccatctagttgAATGAAATAAGACTTTCTGCTGGTAGACACAGCAAACAGAAACAGAACTACATGCTTAAAAATGTAGGGGGAAAATCTAATTAAAAGATATACGTGTTCATCATAAGAGTGTAAAcagtattatttatgaataatttgaatcttttttattttgggggtttgctgcaaaatgatttttttttcatctgtatGCGTGTTTATGAGCTTTTAAATTAGGGAGTGAAAAACTGCAGGCAACACCAAAAAATTATACCAGAGTTGATAAGTTAATATAgaatactttatagaataaagtaatcacatttttttaaagtttttattacAATACTTCCTATGAGAAGGGTAACCCAACCTCCTCTTGTTCAGACCTGAAAAAAAGCGTCCGGTTATGAATGAGTATATAATGAGTACAGAATATGGAATATATTGATTATAGAATATTTGTGTTTCTGCCAAATATTGGAGCGCAAATGAAACAGTTTTATTGTTACACACCTATATAAAACATAGATGTTTTGACCATGTGTGTCTGATGAAGTTGCAGGGTTTTTCAACAGcttaaaagtttgtaatgttgttctGCCAGAGTACAACCACCCATAATTTAAAGACATAAAGACATATAGGCACAATTTTCTAGAATGCTGCTCACTGGGCACTCCAAGACCTAATTTGTAAGTTACTTTAGATAAAATTAATAAAGGTAAATGTGGAGCATGGTTTTCAGTAAAGTTAATTTAAAGCAACGTGTAttgtgaaaagagctatacaaataaaaattacttgatatTTGATGAGTCATATTTCTTTATATGTGGTGGGTTTGAAGGTTGCAGCCCTCAACCATGTCTGTTAGCAGGCCAGCAGGCCATCCTCTTCAACACTGCTCTCCAAAAGTCAAGCAAGCAACTACAGTACAGAGTCTGACAGTATCTTCAGATAAAGTAATTGGTAAAAGGAGCAGATTATatagttaaataaattaaataattatatagcgtatttgtggcagggcggagggcaggtggtgatgctacacacccggtcccttatcaggctaatcaatcctctgagatggataaaggcctactgcggaagatggtgtgggagagagatcgtttacgggcatgtccatcgtgtgtgtttgtgtcttttgtttaagtttcttaaacttaattaaactattatttatattttcaagccggttctcgcctcctccttgcccatctaaattcCTTTACAGTATTCTTTATAATCCATGACTACTAAACATAAACTGCTTGTGCACTGGCTGTCAATCCTTCACAAAATCGAATAAAActtaatgtggcagggcggagggcggggccgggtcgtgatcctacacacccggtcctgtattaggctaatcaagcctttgagagggataaagatcgactgcagaggatcgtgcgggagagagtgatcgtttacggacatgtccgtcatgtgtgtgtgtttgtcttttaagtttatcattaaaactattatttatattgtcaagccggttcacgcctcctcctttccattgatcgctTTACACTTACTGATACACTTCTGCCAGTAAACGTATAAAGCATTTTAAGCCAACATTTGCTGCAAGACCTGGAGATTGAAACCTTATGTTATTCAGGGGATCTTGACTGTAgtttatgggctgaaatatgtgccaccagaatcTGAATTTGAaccctttatatttgaatttgaatggctaaacttgaataattgcattgaaaaactgaatttgaatcacataatttgaaattgtattgtttaattaaaattgaatttattcaaaaactgaatctgaattgtatcatttgaaattgaatttattcgtttggaactgaagtccaataaaatttgatcctcactgataattaaactctctatatatcttcacattcacttctcacaattcagattcagttctcaaattcaatttcaagttactgagacagacatccgggtagttggaggatgaaggaagagcaatcgagcgcagatcgatagatagcgttcattggcgcataggactcctcttgggccaatcagcaccaatgttttggagcacagggcgttacccgccatgaaacaaagaagaagtgcttgcctgaccaccaccatggattcggctgggacaaatacggtaatgacattttttttttacgatctaactatcttttgtttaactgttgttaatgttatagctattttgtagaaacagggGAAATTAAATCTTTCTTCCGACGTTGCAAACACAGTAGCTATAATCCCACGTTTTtatggtagcctactagctctggtaacaacatttttgcctggtgtttattatttctaagcgtttgcctcttcctccggtgaaaatgttgttgcaaacgtagctagtgttagccgctgccaagtagactggtcatgtcttcagtgtgatttttttttccccgataacttctcctcgtggttgtcattgtcagagtaacgttactgcttactgagagagagagagagagagagagagagagagagtgagagagtgagagtgtagtaagcgtgtaagttatgtgtcgctgtgtttggcaggtgctagcataatgtaaggccataaacttcagggcaattacaccatagcactagccctattcatttgaattgaatgcataagttagctaattccgtttgactagaacacaaaaatagcacatttacacttcgaaagaaagcgatacagcttcctgcacaacagagcagtgcaagtggctgatgccatcacatgtaaaaaaggtaaggtgacactgtattttttggacactgtgtaactgtaggctaaattatgatgttaaattaatgtttatattgtgcccctttggttacttcatcaggcagattgcttgtcttcatctacatttcatcttcttttaggggattttcattatattccatcatacctaatgttggggattattaaattatttctattctatattctgccttaacatgtgtagcttgtgacagtgtggtcagtcacaatttccctgttggacaaagagaagctaagacagcaaagacccacataaacacagtttggcatctcaatcctgtgatgatagccttacctgttttgctcacagccataggataaacgccagatttatactgcatatagatatgttatggttatggaccacagaaatgtggacttaatgatcttctttgtgttaacttattttcagattcctgctgctccagtagctctgatcgacttctcctctgctaaagccaaaaaaaaaaaagcttgaccgttctattgatggcaggacaactgaaaaccaggttgggaaatcacttcatgcccaagagtgaagagagggtcagaaacatatgctagtttttttgagactttaagcaaaaactgtccaaggagtgcagcactgatggctagggagccttactacaaagaattcatccccaaatctagtatgcttcctaaaactgttcttgaatacagaacaccagagactctgcagctaccgcccaaagagcttggagagctatgccaggtattccagctagaagagctcatcatgtcccaggtccaggctgtagagagggcaactcgaagtcagagtgcaagcaggatttggtttaggcaaagagctggacgcataactgcttccaagctgaaacaagctattaagaccaacccacagcaaccatccaagagcttgatcaaggccatatgctacccagaagcatataggttcaccacagccgctacaaggtatttagggtttgaattagggtaaggcagaggtaaggccgcgtgtaaacagtgtttatgtccagaaaaagaaacactgacaacagagggtataatttggataaaaaagaagcttgtctatttagtaaatgtatcttactgatggaatattaaatgaaatgtatagtaacacattgctttggtgcacgttagttattagttatagggttataagactatggttatgcaggagtagaactaagtataggggttagggaaatggcatttaaatcactgaactggctctacacatccaatactaagtaatcatttccttttcatgttttgcatgtgtactgtgtacagttatggatgcaaacatgaagcacaagccagaggagtctatgagaagctgatgggtcgggagcatgcaggcttctcctgtatggacagtggtctctggctgaaccccaagtggccatacatggggtcctccctgatgggattgttgcttgtgactgtcacggaactggcatctgcgagattaaggtaatattacagtctctgttgtagtaaagtccctaaatctcgagtctgagtcgtgtctcaagtcctaaactgagcaaaaaggcagaaaatatatttgttaatctattgttcacgtgtccttctctctgtgattttagtgtccacactctcaccaagatgaagccaatctgcgcttgtgtgctggggaaaagggcttctgcctcatcaatgatggggataatCTCTTCCCCTTGATGTTCGCAATAGCGACTGCTTGTTGACTTTTAAAACGCGTCTTAAGACATATCTTTTTATACAAGCTTTTTTATAACATATTGTATTGagtttttaatgcactttatctGTATGCggcttgtttgttgtgtgtattgtcttATGCAGTGACCTGTATATTGCTTGTGAGGTGACCTTGGGTGTTATGAAAGGaaccattaaataaaatgcattattattattattataatgtcatgctggaccggacacatgactactactaccaagttcagggacagcttcacattgtagacgctgagtactgtgattttgttgtgtggaaccacaatgacatttttgttgaaaggattttgcccgatcttgaactttgggatgatgttatccctaaagttgagtgcttttttagaaacggtatactccagaaatactgggacagcaagttacaaactcacatgtataatgtaatgaaaggatctaGGCACtctacattttgactattgttatgagtgtggtctttgtgagttctggttgttgtataatttaaatgaaaagattaaatgccattgagaagacagaattatatatggtggtttatttacaagattagatttttcaacaattgttataataacaagaacatggtgtgcaataacagattagaatccatatcattacatataatacatatagccagtacaattggactagtggataaaagtattacacttgttgaaaacatattaacagactgatatgtgtcggggctcaggtactactactccatgtcctcttacttatcatcatcagagccaagaagcagggatcaggtattggacactacatgtgtgagggctcaggtactggactgactgattattatccctcctccttactccaatgggacaatagactccgaaagattagacaagcgctagggcaacctaaaaagccccaatcaagtccatattagactaccggtaacttaataagcattactaagtaaatgagcatttaatgacaacctaatgctatataaacacagacacaaaaaacacgttggctagctaacatacctccgacgaagtggtcgctgcagacacgggcattaacagactctgctcctcccgaccgcagacgtacgttaaaaatcGAGAAATctactctataaaaaccctttcccttttctcgattagaacgattggagcagccgtaaactacacaaaacattggcattttgccagacggcagatcctcagctatttcacttcctgccctccatctgaattgcgcgctctcgcgatgcagcagcgtgacgtcacgtgaaaccaaccaatgaacgctatctatcgatctgcgctcaattgctcttccttcatcctccaactacccggatgtctgtctcagtaacttgaaattgaatttgagaactgaatctgaactgtgagaagtgaatgtgaagatatatagagagtttaattttcagtaaggatcaaattttattggacttcagttccaaacgaataaatacaatttcaaatgatacaattcagattcagtttttgaataaattcaattttaattaaacaatacaatttcaaattatgtgattcaaattcagtttttcaatgcaattattcaagtttagacattcaaattcaaatataaatggttcaaattcagtttctggtggcacatatttcagcccatagtagttacacttacaaaaaaagaaccatggtattactgtgttttttgtaacatttaaaacatttgagaGAATATTTATTTGAAGTTACTATTACCATGTAAATATTGCCATGATATTTATCAAAGTACCACAGTATTTATTTTCTAAGACTTCACTGTTCCATGATACTGCtactgtacttttttttaatggtACTTAGCAGACCACTGGATAGTCTCTGTTTTGGAAAATTAGTTTAAAAGATGGGGCTACCCCGATATATACCATCCAAATAACATATTAAACAagaaatattacattaaatacCTGAGATTGTTGATTCGATTGGTCGAGAACCTTTattcactaaggagccaattttgaaatttttggttgatgcattttttcgaaagagctATAGCACAAAGAGTCATTTACAAagtttttcaatcaaataaaatgtttatattgcccatagactactcaaaaacaaacaaatttgcaacaattaataggtaacatgtagcaacatggaattgagtacacgtgtttgtgcggaTCTCTaaataaaattacttcatttcACAATTGTTCTTGAAAAATGTAACTTATAAAAATATCTTAACGATAATCGCctttaaaatatcacaatatccgattatatggtcaacccccCTGCCAGGGCTCAGTGAATatatttgctttattgattttgttttaaaaatgaaagtaatttattaaaacataaaaaagataaacaaaatacatttctaaattcaaatggcactttaaattaaatgtaaaaagcaattaaaatagcgaagtgattaaaaaatcttacaatataaaatataaccaccccaaatccaaacatttaccgtctccaacaGCCCCATTTGCTCTCAAGCAAGTATCCGTCAACGACAAattggaaaattactaatagcctacaaattaagaactaaagataattataaatgtaggctaaaaacaattatattaatcatcataataaataagcctaataaattccgaaattgtgttccaaaaaatgctgccaaatgtgtgttcttgtcGAATGTGTTCGTATTACATTTTAGTAATACAgataatgctgcctaaagaaaagaaaagaaaacatctaggttacgtatgtaacctccgttccccgatggagggaatgagacgttgtgtcggagaagtgacactaggggtctctcttgagcgccgatatatacctctgttctatgaaaaaaggccaatgagaagttggcagacggtatttgcatatcccgcccccggacatacgggtatttaagcggggcaaatacgggagttcattcaggatttttctgaggagctggaaatggtccggccacaacagtggctcggctcagcgatgtggcggggaagacacaacgtctcgttccctccatagggcagcggaggttacatacataacctagacgttccccttctgtcgctctctccacgttgtgtcggagaagcgacactaggggtcccacttcaatcatgccatgcgctgagccgtgtacgtgaactgctgatacaggagcgggcaggtattcctacgtgcaaaggcgaccagctgtatcaggctgcacgtacccttccccaatgccccattaaagtcatcagaatccttctgtttaccctagtgaggggaacaaggtgatgcttgccaacctgggaacgggccaagcctggctgggcctcttttctctctatgtttctcgcatagagcaactacggccggggcccttacatgcattaagggaagggggtcttaccccgtttcctattctttcagggggagaagaccttgcggagaccacacctaccctgcaggggaggcaaagagtggcgaatacatcacatggccgcttaggtcctatgtgggaaagttggcgcggtggtagatccagcctcgtggagGGGGGAAGCTACAGTACGGCGACTgaggcagctgggactgcctaagggagacacgggggtccgctcgtgaggggacagtaccacggaattacacacagggggagtccgaacaggaggccttaacctgtggagcacctattccagtacagggtagattgagtacccgtagtggcttgggtcggtgagttcctccgctgaactgcagacccagaagggctagggaggaatcaaccagggacccgaagatggggtctcctgggaacaaatgcacactattttacctcggctgagggaaagggctctaggcgcaagcgattcacccggccagatcgtcagcgtgttaccgagttctacgggctcggacctgagataacacgggacgatactgttTCAAtttggagattgtagaatcttgcgaaagtgttaggtgttgcccaccctgctgctctgcagatgtctgctagggaggtgcccctggccagtgcccatgaggacgcaacactcctggttgagtgagctcagacccgcaaggggggggcacggcctgggtgtgataagcc
The Xyrauchen texanus isolate HMW12.3.18 chromosome 14, RBS_HiC_50CHRs, whole genome shotgun sequence genome window above contains:
- the LOC127655126 gene encoding uncharacterized protein LOC127655126; this encodes MAREPYYKEFIPKSSMLPKTVLEYRTPETLQLPPKELGELCQVFQLEELIMSQVQAVERATRSQSASRIWFRQRAGRITASKLKQAIKTNPQQPSKSLIKAICYPEAYRFTTAATSYGCKHEAQARGVYEKLMGREHAGFSCMDSGLWLNPKWPYMGSSLMGLLLVTVTELASARLSVHTLTKMKPICACVLGKRASASSMMGIISSP